A stretch of Lepidochelys kempii isolate rLepKem1 chromosome 14, rLepKem1.hap2, whole genome shotgun sequence DNA encodes these proteins:
- the LOC140897754 gene encoding E3 ubiquitin-protein ligase TRIM7-like — MAAANPAQQLLGELTCSVCLDYFKDPVCLDCGHHFCQACITQRWEALSTNFHCPECRETFSQRNFKPNRQLRNIVEASRTFTLEPTKEPEVGTVCEKHNEDLKVICQKDQIPICSGCHLSRDHREHAAVPKEEGAEDYKDQIRSRLEILKKERDEILSFKLSGENKSQELLKQLETEKQKIVSEFQQLRQFLEEQEQLLLAQLEELNKEIEKRRAEYVAKLSEEISSFSHLISEMEQKCQLPASEFLQDIKGTLSKCEREKFQNPVAFSSDLKWRSWESSQRTASLETIMKKFKDSLSSRQRLDKVNVTLDPDTAHPQLIVSADRKSVRRGDTWQDLPNNPGRFDTELCVLGCEGFTSGRHYWEIELKEGEVCIVGVVRESVSRKGDIDFNPERGIWAVLCSEDRYWALTSPDDLTPFSPSRGPHRIRVYLDYEEGRVAFFDAGNGDPIVTFPPASFAGERIRPLFSGPLLFISFSSLLGPCA, encoded by the exons ATGGCTGCTGCGAATCCAGCACAACAGCTCCTAGGTGAACTGACTTGTTCAGTGTGTCTAGATTATTTTAAAGATCCAGTGTGTCTGGACTGTGGCCACCATTTCTGCCAGGCCTGCATCACTCAGCGCTGGGAGGCACTGAGTACAAACTTCCACTGTCCTGAGTGCAGAGAAACCTTCTCCCAGAGAAACTTCAAACCAAACAGACAGCTAAGGAATATTGTAGAAGCTTCCAGAACATTTACACTGGAGCCAACAAAAGAACCAGAAGTTGGGACAGTGTGTGAAAAACACAACGAGGATTTAAAAGTCATCTGCCAAAAGGATCAAATACCCATTTGCTCGGGTTGCCACCTGTCCCGAGATCACAGAGAACACGCTGCGGTTCCCAAAGAGGAAGGTGCTGAGGATTACAAG GACCAAATTCGGAGCCGTTTGGAGATtctgaagaaagagagagacgaGATTTTGTCATTTAAATTGAGTGGGGAAAATAAAAGCCAGGAACTGCTG AAACAGCTAGAAACTGAGAAGCAGAAGATTGTATCTGAATTTCAGCAACTGCGCCAGTTTCTGGAGGAACAAGAGCAACTCCTCCTGGCCCAGTTGGAAGAGCTGAATAAGGAAATTGAAAAGAGGAGGGCTGAGTATGTTGCCAAATTATCTGAGGAAATATCTTCTTTCAGTCACCTGATCAGTGAGATGGAGCAGAAGTGCCAGCTGCCAGCGAGtgaattcctgcag GACATCAAAGGCACCTTGAGCAA ATGTGAGAGGGAGAAGTTTCAGAACCCAGTGGCCTTTTCTTCGGACCTGAAATGGAGAAGCTGGGAATCTTCTCAAAGAACTGCGTCTCTGGAGACCATAATGAAGAAATTCAAAG ACTCTCTGTCGTCTAGACAGCGGTTGGACAAAG tgaacgtgactctggatccagacacggccCATCCCCAACTCATCGTGTCTGCTGATCGGAAAAGTGTGAGAAGGGGAGACACGTGGCAGGATCTGCCCAACAACCCTGGGAGATTTGACACTGAGCTctgtgtgctgggctgtgagggattCACCTCGGGCCGACATTACTGGGAGATAGAGCTAAAGGAAGGCGAAGTCTGTATTGTGGGGGTGGTCAGAGAGTCTGTGAGCAGGAAGGGAGATATCGATTTTAACCCTGAGCGGGGGATCTGGGCTGTGCTGTGCAGTGAGGATCGGTACTGGGCTCTCACGTCCCCTGATGATCtcacccccttctccccaagccGGGGACCCCACAGGATCCGGGTTTATCTGGACTATGAAGAGGGGCGGGTGGCGTTTTTCGATGCTGGCAACGGGGACCCGATCGTCACTTTCCCGCCGGCCTCTTTCGCCGGGGAGAGAATCCGCCCGCTCTTCTCTGGTCCGttgcttttcatttccttttcctctctcctgGGACCATGCGCTTAG